From the genome of Candidatus Palauibacter scopulicola, one region includes:
- a CDS encoding SRPBCC family protein: MTRTELSRTIDAPVGTVFLTVADISNFSKAVPHIEHVEFLSETRTGVGARFRETRLMGSRRATTELEVTEYVQDERVRFVSDAGGTVWDTTFTVEPDPDGRGTRLVMVMEARPHKLLARLATPLMKRVIARAIEADLDAVKAYAEAAG; this comes from the coding sequence ATGACGCGCACCGAACTCAGCCGGACCATCGACGCCCCGGTCGGAACGGTTTTTTTAACCGTCGCCGACATCTCCAACTTTTCGAAGGCCGTGCCGCACATCGAGCACGTGGAGTTCCTGTCGGAGACAAGGACAGGCGTCGGCGCCCGCTTCCGGGAGACACGGCTCATGGGGAGCAGAAGGGCGACCACGGAGCTGGAGGTGACCGAGTACGTCCAAGACGAGCGGGTTCGCTTCGTGTCCGACGCGGGCGGCACGGTCTGGGACACGACCTTCACCGTCGAACCGGACCCGGATGGCCGCGGGACGCGGCTGGTCATGGTGATGGAGGCGCGGCCTCACAAGCTCCTGGCCAGACTCGCCACGCCGCTCATGAAGAGAGTGATCGCCAGGGCGATTGAAGCCGACCTCGATGCCGTGAAGGCATACGCCGAGGCGGCCGGATAG
- a CDS encoding DUF2461 domain-containing protein, with the protein MTAYFTPDTFSFLSELAANNDREWFLANKSRYEAEVKEPALRFISDFSTPLEEISPHFRADPRANGGSLFRIYRDTRFSRDKSPYKTHTGIQFRHEAGKDAHAPGFYLHIQPGHCFTGCGSWRPGGPALRKIRASIDEDPQAWKRASRDPAFRGTFELSGDSLVRAPQGFAVDHPLIEDLRRKDFIAVVQLGEEDLMSGDFLERFTALCRTAAPFQRWLCRATGVSY; encoded by the coding sequence ATGACCGCCTACTTCACGCCCGACACCTTCAGCTTCCTGAGCGAGTTGGCCGCGAACAACGACCGCGAGTGGTTTCTGGCCAACAAGTCGCGGTACGAGGCGGAGGTCAAGGAGCCGGCGCTCCGCTTCATCTCCGATTTCTCCACGCCCCTCGAGGAGATCAGTCCCCACTTTCGCGCCGACCCGAGGGCGAACGGCGGCTCGCTCTTCCGTATCTACCGCGACACGCGTTTCTCCCGGGACAAGAGTCCGTACAAGACCCACACCGGCATCCAGTTCCGGCACGAGGCGGGCAAGGACGCCCACGCTCCCGGCTTCTACCTTCACATCCAGCCCGGGCACTGCTTCACGGGTTGCGGCTCCTGGCGCCCCGGCGGGCCGGCGCTCCGCAAGATCCGCGCGTCCATCGACGAGGATCCGCAGGCCTGGAAGCGGGCCTCGCGCGACCCCGCTTTTCGCGGGACCTTCGAGCTTTCGGGCGACTCCCTCGTCCGCGCCCCGCAGGGCTTCGCCGTGGATCACCCGCTGATCGAGGACCTGCGGCGCAAGGACTTCATCGCCGTCGTGCAACTGGGCGAAGAAGACCTGATGTCGGGCGACTTCCTGGAGAGATTCACCGCCCTGTGCCGCACCGCCGCCCCGTTCCAGCGCTGGCTGTGCCGGGCGACCGGCGTCTCGTACTGA